Proteins encoded in a region of the Nicotiana tomentosiformis chromosome 9, ASM39032v3, whole genome shotgun sequence genome:
- the LOC138898948 gene encoding uncharacterized protein, which yields MSATEDPTEHTLVIADNLGRSGEKEDTSNDEHVAKMAQEMESLRVEVQHIMELAHLDVTTLPQQPRFPSLASLPDHFPSTSCQNNNTPTSATTTQVIPPVTPANPQNPLIHTLYEPQYVQTPQNPPITTNATTPPHDGVTFITNQHIPVVYAAAHERQKKSLQVARGSESLDYEDMCIHPDVDMPAGYKPPKFDIFDGTGDPHAQLRAYCDKLVGVGRNEKLRMKLFIRSLTGEALTWYT from the exons ATGTCAGCCACAGAAGACCCAACTGAACATACTCTGGTCATAGCAGACAACCTGGGACGATCGGGGGAAAAAGAAGACACCAGTAATGATGAACATGTGGCCAAGATGGCCCAGGAAATGGAGTCTTTAAGGGTGGAGGTACAACATATCATGGAACTAGCGCACCTAGATGTGACAACACTTCCTCAACAACCTCGATTCCCTTCTTTGGCTTCACTCCCTGACCACTTTCCTTCCACATCATGCcaaaacaacaacaccccaacttCAGCTACTaccactcaagtcatacctcCAGTGACTCCCGCAAACCCACAAAATCCCCTTATTCACACTCTCTACGAACCACAGTACGTTCAGACACCACAAAACCCACCTATTACTACCAATGCAACTACCCCTCCTCATGACGGGGTCACTTTTATCACTAACCAGCATATACCTGTGGTATATGCCGCCGCCCATGAGCG GCAAAAGAAGAGCCTCCAAGTTGCCCGAGGAAGTGAAAGTTTGGACTACGAGGATATGTGTATTCATCCAGATGTGGATATGCCAGCAGGGTACAAACCCCCAAAGTTTGATATCTTCGATGGTACGGGTGATCCTCACGCACAGTTGAGGGCATATTGTGATAAGTTAGTTGGAGTGGGGAGGAACGAGAAGCTAAGGATGAAGTTATTTATAAGAAGTTTGACGGGAGAAGCACTCACCTGGTATACTTGA